NNNNNNNNNNNNNNNNNNNNNNNNNNNNNNNNNNNNNNNNNNNNNNNNNNNNNNNNNNNNNNNNNNNNNNNNNNNNNNNNNNNNNNNNNNNNNNNNNNNNNNNNNNNNNNNNNNNNNNNNNNNNNNNNNNNNNNNNNNNNNNNNNNNNNNNNNNNNNNNNNNNNNNNNNNNNNNNNNNNNNNNNNNNNNNNNNNNNNNNNNNNNNNNNNNNNNNNNNNNNNNNNNNNNNNNNNNNNNNNNNNNNNNNNNNNNNNNNNNNNNNNNNNNNNNNNNNNNNNNNNNNNNNNNNNNNNNNNNNNNNNNNNNNNNNNNNNNNNNNNNNNNNNNNNNNNNNNNNNNNNNNNNNNNNNNNNNNNNNNNNNNNNNNNNNNNNNNNNNNNNNNNNNNNNNNNNNNNNNNNNNNNNNNNNNNNNNNNNNNNNNNNNNNNNNNNNNNNNNNNNNNNNNNNNNNNNNNNNNNNNNNNNNNNNNNNNNNNNNNNNNNNNNNNNNNNNNNNNNNNNNNNNNNNNNNNNNNNNNNNNNNNNNNNNNNNNNNNNNNNNNNNNNNNNNNNNNNNNNNNNNNNNNNNNNNNNNNNNNNNNNNNNNNNNNNNNNNNNNNNNNNNNNNNNNNNNNNNNNNNNNNNNNNNNNNNNNNNNNNNNNNNNNNNNNNNNNNNNNNNNNNNNNNNNNNNNNNNNNNNNNNNNNNNNNNNNNNNNNNNNNNNNNNNNNNNNNNNNNNNNNNNNNNNNNNNNNNNNNNNNNNNNNNNNNNNNNNNNNNNNNNNNNNNNNNNNNNNNNNNNNNNNNNNNNNNNNNNNNNNNNNNNNNNNNNNNNNNNNNNNNNNNNNNNNNNNNNNNNNNNNNNNNNNNNNNNNNNNNNNNNNNNNNNNNNNNNNNNNNNNNNNNNNNNNNNNNNNNNNNNNNNNNNNNNNNNNNNNNNNNNNNNNNNNNNNNNNNNNNNNNNNNNNNNNNNNNNNNNNNNNNNNNNNNNNNNNNNNNNNNNNNNNNNNNNNNNNNNNNNNNNNNNNNNNNNNNNNNNNNNNNNNNNNNNNNNNNNNNNNNNNNNNNNNNNNNNNNNNNNNNNNNNNNNNNNNNNNNNNNNNNNNNNNNNNNNNNNNNNNNNNNNNNNNNNNNNNNNNNNNNNNNNNNNNNNNNNNNNNNNNNNNNNNNNNNNNNNNNNNNNNNNNNNNNNNNNNNNNNNNNNNNNNNNNNNNNNNNNNNNNNNNNNNNNNNNNNNNNNNNNNNNNNNNNNNNNNNNNNNNNNNNNNNNNNNNNNNNNNNNNNNNNNNNNNNNNNNNNNNNNNNNNNNNNNNNNNNNNNNNNNNNNNNNNNNNNNNNNNNNNNNNNNNNNNNNNNNNNNNNNNNNNNNNNNNNNNNNNNNNNNNNNNNNNNNNNNNNNNNNNNNNNNNNNNNNNNNNNNNNNNNNNNNNNNNNNNNNNNNNNNNNNNNNNNNNNNNNNNNNNNNNNNNNNNNNNNNNNNNNNNNNNNNNNNNNNNNNNNNNNNNNTTAcgctttttgttgttttttggtATCATCCAGTTTTCatcctgataatatttttcattatcttgacTGTACTCCTCCTGTCTTCGCTGCtccttcatttcttctatgtccATACTTTGATTAATGTtaacttgttgttgttgctttagggctggtaaatctaccgacctacttatataatatctttcaccttttgttgtaattttaattgctggtaTCTGTTGCTGCATTGTTGGGCTTCTCCTCACTATCACTAATCGCTAATTTTACTTAGCACTAAGGAAATTCACAGATCACTACCCCGGAGCACACGTTTGTTTACTTCGGTTGCCCGGCCAGAACTGATGTGGTTAATGATGACGACCggttttgtttttgtttctaCTGAAGACAGCGAGCAGTAATTCGGATTAATTTAGGCCAGGATGAAAATCTGTCTAAGAGACTGTGGTTGACATGAGTTGTGGCTAGACAAATTTTAGCAAAATACTTGCAGGATTAAAGATTCCTGCAAACTATTAAGATTCGCTTTATGGTGAGGCCTTAGGTTTATTGAGGGTCTGTCTAATGGAACTTGGGCCTCGACGGTCAGACAATGAAGGACGTCGCACGGACCATCTCACGCGACGTAAGACTCTGAAGGAAACTCACTCGCTTTCGCCatcaaaaggaaagaagggatACTGCATTGCCTCTTGAAGATCTTCGACTTTTGATTCGGATCTTGGGGTGGattcttttgatttttcttttggaatttctgCTAGACCTTTCTTCGTATCTTCCCCCAATTTATCGGCGTTGTTAAGAATATCTTTTTCGTATGGGACCTCCTGCGATTCATGCAACGCTAATTTAAGCTTACTTTCcatcaatttttcaatcgataCTCTACTCTTTCGACCGAAATACGTGAGAATGCCTATTCTTGGTTCTGACgtttgtttctgaaattaAAGTATACAGGATCGAGGCATTCGCAACAAGCGCATAATCGGCGTGAGTTCTTGTAAAAAGAAGATTCTCTTACTGGCCTGTAGGAGTTTACTTCGTATTCTTCGTCGTCGGTGAAACTGTCAGACGTTTTGGAAGCTCGAGATACTCTTTTATCGATGCTCAGTGACCATTGAAAATCGACGACCGGGTTTCTTATATACATGTGTGTAGTCAGCAAATTGTTTTCGGATGTAGCATGAACAATTACAGGGCAGACAGCCATTCCATCGCTGTCAAAGAATTCAACGATCACGCGCAACGAAACAGACACCTCGCTTTTGAAAACCATCTTCACCTCCAATTCTGAGTATCTGGTAAAAGACagtttacgataaatattatttccatattGTGTCTAACTTTAAaaagacatatatatacttcttatttaattatttcaatgataCTTTTCAAAATGTTATTAGTATCTCTCttacagatttttatgcatttatgagaaattacctaaaaattgcaaatatacaaaatgcaTGTAATACAAAGATACAGAAAATACTATAGtaaagtatttatatacatatgtatacatatatagtataacttataaatatatatgtataacatgattatatagaatttaatctgaattaatttttatccgaATATAAGTTAGTCGGATAAATACTTGTTCATTAGTGTTCATTAGATTCATTCTTTATCTTAATtcgttatccgttatttcACTAAGATTTTATCCAACACTGGATACGATCAACCGCtttaaacgtaaaacgttgaaGCTAAGACATGCAGCCTATAACAAAGTAAAGTACTGGTTGCGATATTTAACGAGCCAAATAGATGTTTACgtaaattacatttcgttattcacgttaataaaaatatgaagttgCATAAAAACCCGCAGTCTGCCGATCACAAAATCACAACATTTCCTTTAGTGTTTCAAAGAATTACTTACTCGGAAGCAGGCACGATATTTGtgtcgataaaatttataagaagtACGTTTTCCGTATATTTTCCACTGGAATATTCAGGTGGCATAATGTTCGACAAGATAACCACGTCTTTCTCGAAGTGTCGCATATACAATCGAAACTTCTTTTCCAGCGAAGTATTTAACGGCACAGGTACAAAGAATATTTCCGAAAATTCCGCCTTGATAGTGCTGGCAGGATATTCACCGATGAGgcataatttattaaacatctCACCATTCGATTCATTGCGGATGAATATTGGCGCTTCGACGGAATAACTTCCTTGAGACTTGGGCTGAAACGACAGCGAAAACATACACCTTTCCCCTTTTTGCAACGTACATCGAATGCAGTCCGAGTTAACAGTCGGTTTTTCTCCCGCTGACCATTGAATCGAAAACGGACACGAGGCAATCGAGAAGTTGCTGATGTCTATTTGAACGATCTTCTCCTCCACTGATTCGCGATTTTCTATGCAAAATTCGTCTGACACCTTTagaatcgaaattttatatataacgaATAGAACGATcgcgattattttttatccttgTTGTTTCCATAATTGAACGCTTACGTTGTTCGTTAGGATGTTGAAATGGAACACCAGTTTGTTAAAGAAAATCAAGTGTCCTGCGACTGTACAATCAATCGGCATCGTCACGATGGTAGGAGGCAATTTTTGCAGAATGAGATTAGGTACGCCGATATAATGATTTTTgaattgtttcaaatattctgaAGGCTTAAACGATCTGTGATTCGTCATTAATGCCGGGCCGAGTACATCGTTGATGATGATTGGGAGATAAAATGCGTAACTAGCCAAGTCGATGGGTTCGAAATGAAGATGAAAATCTTGACTAGTGTTTGGTGCAAGCATAGTGTCCTTATTGCCTGTTAAAAATGTAGAGAACTTGCCtgagtgaaatttttattaaatatcacaCTACTACGTATAtcaaactaattaaaattgatctataattaattatgctaAATCGTGTTCGTCGTATAtccgatattttatttgagaaaatatttacatttcaatataCGTATTAAACTAACTTGGATCAATTTTAAGATCTTTTTTTagagtttctttttctagatAACTGTAATAGCATACcaattgattattaataaattcaaatttaaacatACCTATTCCTGGATCTTGCCTCTGCGAGGAtaatgaaatacgaaattcTGGATACTCATTTAGTAGAAATCTCAATTTTAACATAGTATTTCCAATATTTGATGCGGTGATTAAGCAATGTTGATACGCGGATGCACTTATTCGCCGTAAGTTAATGGAGTTCGggtgcaattttaattgcggGAACGTTACGTTGCCTGTGATTTTAAACTGAACGTTTACATGCTTCTGTATCGTTACACGAATCACCAGAGTAAAATGAAAGCATAAGCTAAATGTCAAATAAATCTGCAATGTACAAAATAAGATTTCTTATTATCtcagttatataaaaattgtcatGACAGATAAAAGGAGCCTGCGAAGGGTgatagagagaaagggagagaaatcTTGCGAAGGTCTAGTTATCGAAAGccagaaggaaaaaagaaaatataaagaaaatatagaagaaagaatatgaaataatataatttatttagataAGATAATAGATAAAGTATAACAGAATATTATTACGGAAGATAATGATAAGTAAACATGATATAAACCTAAACTGAAAGGCAAAAGGattactataaattaaaaaaagaaagtaaaagaaatctATAGCGCTatcaggaaataaaaattataatggtATTAGGAAAATTCAGAAAGGACAACATTATCCTTAATTAGTATTAGAAAGTAAATAACAGAAGAGAAATACGTGTCGAATATTTTCGACTGCACTATGAATCTGCAAAGTTTTCTCAAAATCGGCTACACTTGGGGATAATCGTAATGCTCCCTGTAAgcttataataatttaaattgttatgaATTCTTAATATCATTTACAATCGATTGAAATACGATACCATTTGAGCGTTAAAATAAACCGTAAagtttttacatatttacctCGAAGATGGCAACTCCACGAGGTGCCAATACTCCGTGAAGAGGACTAACAGTGCATCCATGAATCAAAGACGAAGTATCAACTTCGAATTCAATTTCGATGTATTCAAAATTCCTCAAAACGGCGACCGTTTTTGTCGGTAGGTTTAATGGAATGTCACCGACATTTATGAGGTCTTTGATGAAGTTAACTTTGGGCGTCTGTACTGGCATGCTCACACGTACAGTACTGTAACTGCtgttttcacattttattatcaattcgGTAGAACTGAACTTTGTAAAATCGGGCTTGTAGTATATATAACTGAACAACGAAGCATTTCCACGGACTGCACCCGATATTGGTTCAACGAAGAAGCAACACGTTGCGGGTACTTCCCATCTGATCGAAAATGGCagaatttcaatgattttgcGTCTGTTTTGATTATCACTATAGGAATTGTTCattcatatataaattaacgtaTGCGATAATGTCATACAATCTAATTCACTTTCCCTGGCCaacaaaatcattttattttactcaGACAAATCACTCACCGGAAGCTCGTTTTCGCGTCCAACTTATTCCTAATCTGAACAGTACAATCCATCGGCCGATAGATTTCTTCCTTGACCAAATCTTCGCCAAGCATTACTTCACGACAGTCCAATGATAACTGTTTTTCAACAATATTAGCAGTGACACCAAGCTCGAACGAATGATTATTGTTGATAACGTAATCAATGTAACCATTGAATTTGCCGATATGATGCGCTCGAAATTCAACTAATCGCGTGGCGTGCAGACCAGGTGGCAAAATAATTAGATTCCCCTTCGGGAAATGAATGCAGTTGGAGGACAAGCTCGTGAGGCGAATCATGACTGGAAAGTCGTTCAAATTTTCGACGATCAGCTGTTGGTAATTGCGACTTCTTGGGACAACCTATGGCAGTGTTGTacgatttctatttttgttatacGTGTGATAACGTAAGGGAGATATTGGAACACGGTTAGAAGTGACATATGGGAAGGGAATAGCAGAAGCGATgacaagagagaaaaaatggGAGGAGGAACCAGAAATCAGAAAATTGTGAGATCAAAGAACGGAGGAAAGTCTAGTTAAGGGTACAAATACCCATGTATAGTACATGTATAGTGATTAAGGACATAAACTATacaaagattaataaatttagacTGGGACCACACGGGCGTTGAAATGATGCCCGTTGTATTACGTCCGTTGTAAAAATGTAGGAAAATATTGACAACAGAGGATATAAAACTCCAATGACTTTGACTTTGACGTAAGTTGTCAAGGACACTCTCCTGAGTAAGCTTCAGGAGATTTTAGCCGCCGGTGGGTATTccttaaaaagttattaacaaAAGTACATTACAttaagtttcattttaaagaAGCCCAGTATCAATTCCACGCGCAAGGGATCTAAAGAGGGTTCGATTTTTGTCCAAAAAACTTTGTAACAGACGCCGCGTTTCAACGCTCGGTGGATCCAGTCTAAGGAAATAGATTCAAGAgataaggaaaataaaaagaaatgtgaaCCGGAAGCCATCCTAAGCCGAAAAGTAAGCATTATGAACAATACtaaagtaaataatacatgtaataatgttagaaacattttgaagtGTCATGTTAATAtaacgatttttttttagtttgaatataaaagatatgaacaaatacaagtataaaaaaatttaatcaagtACTTACCATTCCAAAAGCGAATAAGGTAGGATACATGCGTACGTTGTATATTTGCAAAGGAGAAAGAGGTATTAGAACTTCGGTACTAGCAGTTAGAGTCGATAACATTTTGCCCGAAGATGCGAGGCACTTCACTGTTCCCGATACATCTTTATGTTTCCACTTAGGAATATGAGCAAccttttgtataatttcttcgtcgtccttgcattttatttcaatgatcCCTTTCTTCAGCTTTATCATTCTCGGTTTTATctaaagataaaatacaacACAATACTAAATCGTTAggtgaaaaataaagtatatgaACAAGTATATAGAGTACTTAGTAAAAGATTGTAAAAAATGGTCTATACTATAGCATAGTCCATACCAACAAATCTTTAATATCGGTTTACTCAGAAACGAAACTTCGTACAAAAAAATGTCCCGGTATATTTTCAACTCACTTTTtcacaatatacatatatcgattcTTAACACAGCTTACTGAAAGAGGTTGTATCGATGGTGTCTTTCTATTATCTGTTAGGGGCTTCCATGTACCTGTAgaggaataataattttgtagtCGTCTATTTTCATCTTTGATCTTTTAATCTCTAGTAAGTGCAAATTCCGAGAAGATTAAGAgcattataaaaatagcaCGTATTAATTACCTTTACAATAGtcatcgaaaatatttcgccCCCGTGATAAACATGATCGTTTCACGGTGGTCAGCAGTTTCACGTTCACCCTACATTGTACAGCATACCTTCCTACTTTTATCTTCGTTTGACGTCTAGTTTTCGTTGATTCGCACGAGTCGGCTGCGGTGTCGAAGTAAACTTCGAATGACGAATTAACTGCaataaaagaagtaaatttttggaaaatgttcgtttcaattttcccgAGTGCTTCTAAACGCGCGAACGAAATGGAgcttatataaaaatttaatgaatattttatcatagctctcttatttattatatttcatatacttttGCGTATTATGCACATTCTGTACATTTCTGCGcgtttaaatttcctataaacgcATAAAGGTCCGCGATCTTAACGATTACATACCATTCTCCTTTCCTCGAACTTTCAACAGGACTTCTATAGATCCTCCCGGTTTCAGCATTATAGTTTCTGGATAGCAACGAGCTGATGCGTTACGCACATAGCTACAGAGTAATGTTGCGAATTTTAATGGATTCGATATACGAAGTACACGCTGTGAGTCCTCGCCGACATAAAGTTCACCGAAATAGAGAATATCTGGTTCGAAGCATAGACGCGCCGCTTCCATTTCGCCATGGAGACAGAGTCTTACGGTATCGTTCAGACCAGATTCTATACTGGTTTCAGTCAACGTGGACGAAGAGTAGTCGTTCATTATTGGTACATCTATTGTTggcatttataatattattaaatatgaaatatatcattgaaaaaagatttctttcatGTTACGAATACAGTCCTGCAATGTTCactttgttatttcattatttgtgGTTCGTTGGGTCTCGATCGTGTTTTTAATAGcgctataaaataataaaataaactttagaTCTTTGTCTTTCACATTGTGAATCATTAGATGACATATCTCTCATTCTTCAAGTTTCGATCATGCTTTTAATAgagacaaaatttattttgttattatttaacgtcgtttatatagtattattctTGATGGGAAATATATCATGTGGGAagattataaattcattataatCACAAAGTGTTGAATGTAACTTGGACCgtaatgcatttatattttttagatatttaagTTTCAACAGAAATAGacttttataatgtaaattacaGAGTGTCTCAGCTAAACGAAATCACTTAAATATTTGTCTTATTAACGATCTTATGAAAAAACTTCTCGACACGAGGAAAAACTATTTCAAGAGGCAAATGCAATgacgaaaagaatttttcctgATGTTCATTTTTTTAAGCAGATTTCAAGAACACCGGTATGTTTCTAAATGGCATCCTGTATTTTGTTATTCATCGATTGATGCGTTTTTTTACTCTTTATACACGAGTATTAAGGCATTAGTAGTGTTTATGCATATGGAATACTAACGTTTCTGATGATTAGTAGTTTGTAACGTCTCAGTTAGAGCGTCTCGTATACTGTCATTGGCTCCTGCAGTTTTTcacaataaaatttgttatttcatctTCGTTAAAGTAAACAAGGAACATgtggaaaatatatgaaatacaatGTACTCAAAATGTGTTTAGTCTCGGTGACGTGTACTCTGACGATTCTTATGAAAGCCATGAGATCCTTCTCTTGTGTGTTCGATTTCTCTTCTACCGTCTCTCGCCAATGCATTAAACCGTCTATTGGTGTAAACCTAAAAttacatctttttttaataactaatttcgtattattttttatgttgttCATTATCTTTATGATTATATAGCGtgtgtttgtttattttcatagttattttattttaaagaggATTTCTTATATTCTTTCCAATTCCgtttgtaacaaatataaacaAGTGTAAAAAAGTTCAAATAAACGCGAGATGAGTAATtactagaaatatttatattgaaaatttaaaatacatgttgaatttattaatacattgaaatttctttttctttatcgtagatattttaaattcaaaattgttttcaattgTTTGTTGAGAATATAACGTACCCTACTTCAAAAATAATACCCTCGAATGGCCCAATACGACCTTGAATCGGTCGAATTTCAAAAACTCTGTACACAGGATATTTTTTGCGGTTAATGTCCTACGAAGAGCACACTCGTTATAATTTCCTGCGCGCAAGTCTCCATCTTTCGTTAGttgcaattgaaattaattacccGAATGCATATAAGTTCGTTGTCGATTTCGCCCAGCACCACATAACTAGCTACTtgagaagaaatatttcgtacaacAAACGAATCGTACTTTCGAGTATTTACGACGGTTTGCGAAAAATCGATTAGAGTGAAATCTCCAGTTGTATTCGGATGATAAATTACAAGTTTTGGTACGATTACCTTGACGTTAAAAGGGATGCGTATATTCGGAACCGATTTGATcctggaagaaaaagaacactttttattattaattgttattgatttattaattgcttattaattgtttattaattgtttaatcacCCTGTGGTGGCACACTCAATTAGTACAAGTTATAGCACTGGGACTAgtagaagatagaaaagaattttgtaaataaacaaaatagtaGTTTTTGTAGTCTCAGTGTATATCTGAATTAATATAGGTAAGAAAATTTACCAGAATTCACTGAAAAATGATCCTTCGTTCATGCCAATTAATTCAACAGTCACCTGAACCGGCTTGTTTGGTTTAACGATTCCACGCATGGGATGAACTGTGATTTCTAAATCATTTGTACCAAGATCAATCGAAAATCTGTTAATTTCATGTTAATAAACATAACTTGCACGGACCAGCAATACACAAGTAAGTACATACATTAACAGTAAGATATTTGAAAGCAGTGTGatcattgaaaaatagattgcgaggaaaataaaggaaatacatacgcgtttcattttaatcaatccacgaaaatatgcaaaaattgcacaaaaattgtacaattgcaaaaaaatgtacaaaaattgtacagttacattaaaaaaaaaaaaaagacagagaTCAGCTTGAGATTTCAAAATCGTCTTCGCCTAGACAAATTTGGTGATCATCATAAGACATCCACCTTAAAacaagttttatttgaaatacgttTTCGAATAATATCTAGTTTAGGATAGTGGTTCCTAACCTTTTGTTTATCACGGAAccactttaaataattttttgttattacgGAACCTTAAGAAccttaattcaaaatttaaatcctTAATGTaccaaatatgtatatttaaaacattcatCAGCTGCTCGTCAACAACCTTTTTGGAAAGAAGAGATCCGTTATAAATAGATACACATCAAAATAccttttatttgaataatagaataataactTGCGTGTGTGAGGACACGGACAACGGATTAAAAACTACTggtttagaaaatatttgcgtGGATCAGTTAAAATGAAACACTCTGTATACATACAATACCTGGTACTTTTGCCGCCTTCGTTCCTCAgggtaattattttaataccaGAAGAGTAACCAATATCGACGATTCCAAAGTCAATTGATTTCGGTTCGATACTAATACCTTCGactaataatttacaaataacgCGATAATCAAGAATCTTCCCATTAATCTCAATTGGTATTACTGCACGCAATAGAGACGGTCGCTTAAAAGAATACGTTACTACCGTGTGTATACTTAATCCTGGATTTAACAATATCCCTTTATCCAAACTTTCCACTTGAAAcgactaaaaaataatttaatacatgGACGAAAATATCTCATTAATcaacgtattattataatatttgtttttaggATATTAACCttcaaaatcataaaaattgttaacttCTAAAAAGCATGTATCGTATGATAAATAACATTtgatttccaattaaaaaatttaatttagtttcaaCGTACTATTGACTTGGTTTGatggattttaataaaagcCGATTTTTTTCCGATATTCTTAATAGTGATACGCTGATGACACGTAATTCCTTCGCTAGCTTCTTTAAATTCCATAAAACTAGGATATATATAAACGTCATCGTGTTTAGCGGTTGCTGATTGGTCATACGAACGTGGAACTTGTTGAATCTCGATACCTTCTTTCATGAGCACAATAGAACTGCTGGACTGAAAAAGATTTAAAGTTCATAATTCATAATCA
This is a stretch of genomic DNA from Bombus pyrosoma isolate SC7728 linkage group LG16, ASM1482585v1, whole genome shotgun sequence. It encodes these proteins:
- the LOC122576467 gene encoding cilia- and flagella-associated protein 47-like produces the protein MPTIDVPIMNDYSSSTLTETSIESGLNDTVRLCLHGEMEAARLCFEPDILYFGELYVGEDSQRVLRISNPLKFATLLCSYVRNASARCYPETIMLKPGGSIEVLLKVRGKENVNSSFEVYFDTAADSCESTKTRRQTKIKVGRYAVQCRVNVKLLTTVKRSCLSRGRNIFDDYCKGTWKPLTDNRKTPSIQPLSIKPRMIKLKKGIIEIKCKDDEEIIQKVAHIPKWKHKDVSGTVKCLASSGKMLSTLTASTEVLIPLSPLQIYNVRMYPTLFAFGMVVPRSRNYQQLIVENLNDFPVMIRLTSLSSNCIHFPKGNLIILPPGLHATRLVEFRAHHIGKFNGYIDYVINNNHSFELGVTANIVEKQLSLDCREVMLGEDLVKEEIYRPMDCTVQIRNKLDAKTSFRWEVPATCCFFVEPISGAVRGNASLFSYIYYKPDFTKFSSTELIIKCENSSYSTVRVSMPVQTPKVNFIKDLINVGDIPLNLPTKTVAVLRNFEYIEIEFEVDTSSLIHGCTVSPLHGVLAPRGVAIFEIYLTFSLCFHFTLVIRVTIQKHVNVQFKITGNVTFPQLKLHPNSINLRRISASAYQHCLITASNIGNTMLKLRFLLNEYPEFRISLSSQRQDPGIGNKDTMLAPNTSQDFHLHFEPIDLASYAFYLPIIINDVLGPALMTNHRSFKPSEYLKQFKNHYIGVPNLILQKLPPTIVTMPIDCTVAGHLIFFNKLVFHFNILTNNVSDEFCIENRESVEEKIVQIDISNFSIASCPFSIQWSAGEKPTVNSDCIRCTLQKGERCMFSLSFQPKSQGSYSVEAPIFIRNESNGEMFNKLCLIGEYPASTIKAEFSEIFFVPVPLNTSLEKKFRLYMRHFEKDVVILSNIMPPEYSSGKYTENVLLINFIDTNIVPASEYSELEVKMVFKSEVSVSLRVIVEFFDSDGMAVCPVIVHATSENNLLTTHMYIRNPVVDFQWSLSIDKRVSRASKTSDSFTDDEEYEVNSYRPKQTSEPRIGILTYFGRKSRVSIEKLMESKLKLALHESQEVPYEKDILNNADKLGEDTKKGLAEIPKEKSKESTPRSESKVEDLQEAMQYPFFPFDGESDEFEIYMNQTLKAAEEWMHSGPFKFNFYADILCIKMALSKYYSKKPTDFKTATRKGSELGFVSVLESLIGPTIYDYIGQFKELPGKDIDRVNYIYNLYDNILQFLTKYGAYLCHVQPQFLLNYEEYIVLLESSRSKAHARRSGIELSMQEKLSPLKFECRSKQCWLDVILQTYKCFVLPLVPENKGKDESSPSFTPQSSRRSTIQRASAAPSISSFRKQYETHNTIIGNIRTEISFKSPDNNYSFDESFLLEWLRRHYEEVRKQEWMNDRRVVLNPDESKDVAEARNIENFDRDLSDSLVLITVTAAYCPFLTEEDLNGIYIRPRSYEEALHNAICVTNAWKKIRLGFVISPLEIIYPNCVKMLMLVRYLFNILPTYTPRAKIKFSCPLTETVTRQLNFTNPTVHNVGFLLLFFDNDNEFFTIVSSQPIINLNGHGTAIIKIQFHAKKIKETKAYLLFCGSTIGPHFSKNQMFILEGQADCLGIANEYTICSKLYQAVEKTLTINVPYENSTEYEIWASEERPTKPNTLKQTRWSELRLRKIPRRLFLNQNSIVVKEGTKTAYLSVTVACLSPSHRSFWIIFQSKMGDFIIQINSQWQTSLTDNIVVEWDEQIEKCICTEQDYYNEMCRLNLTVPIPSKNKQLWSCVAYMFQKTLDPKERLFWSRYLDTQIGLRLIRWLMGNSADSAAMEFSHIFDATVTYNVIISDTSDILRFPKMFTINDVRPSADIVPMKIHLSPFVDQLCQITMTLVSVNGNERRVYKVSFLRV
- the LOC122576464 gene encoding uncharacterized protein LOC122576464 isoform X1; this encodes MEFKEASEGITCHQRITIKNIGKKSAFIKIHQTKSISFQVESLDKGILLNPGLSIHTVVTYSFKRPSLLRAVIPIEINGKILDYRVICKLLVEGISIEPKSIDFGIVDIGYSSGIKIITLRNEGGKSTRIKSVPNIRIPFNVKVIVPKLVIYHPNTTGDFTLIDFSQTVVNTRKYDSFVVRNISSQVASYVVLGEIDNELICIRDINRKKYPVYRVFEIRPIQGRIGPFEGIIFEVGFTPIDGLMHWRETVEEKSNTQEKDLMAFIRIVRVHVTETKHILRANDSIRDALTETLQTTNHQKR
- the LOC122576464 gene encoding uncharacterized protein LOC122576464 isoform X2 encodes the protein MILKSFQVESLDKGILLNPGLSIHTVVTYSFKRPSLLRAVIPIEINGKILDYRVICKLLVEGISIEPKSIDFGIVDIGYSSGIKIITLRNEGGKSTRIKSVPNIRIPFNVKVIVPKLVIYHPNTTGDFTLIDFSQTVVNTRKYDSFVVRNISSQVASYVVLGEIDNELICIRDINRKKYPVYRVFEIRPIQGRIGPFEGIIFEVGFTPIDGLMHWRETVEEKSNTQEKDLMAFIRIVRVHVTETKHILRANDSIRDALTETLQTTNHQKR